A region of the Leptidea sinapis chromosome 14, ilLepSina1.1, whole genome shotgun sequence genome:
atatattttttaaatctagtgCCTCCAACCAGAACACCAAGTCTTTGCTGttgaattaaatcaataatttctgGAGTTATTTTCTCTTTTAGTTCCACAATAGGCCTTGCATGAGATTCCCATACTTCTCTATTAGTTCGCTCTTGTTGCCACAGATGAGTTATTTCACTGTAGGTTAGCTCTTTGACCTTCTGTCTAAATTTATCAAAACCTTTAGGGGATGTAGCAAGAGTTCTTGTGATCTGCTCTCGGACAACACTTAATACTTTAACAAAGTCTTCAGTTGTTGCTCTCATTTCCTTCCaagttttgtttaataatacaaTGCAAATGCAAAATAGCTCTTCAAATGGATGATCATGGGTAAAGAACAGTGCATGGTAGGTTTGTCCCTGTTCACTTGGTGCTTCTCCGATATGTAATATTTCACACAAAAGCTTGACAAGTTCAACACTGCTCTTTCCAAATGGGCATTCCTGATCGTCAGCCCGGCAACTATTTCTCAACACAATCTTTGTGTAATCTTCTCTGtagtttctagcaaaataaagcaTACAATCTAAAGCTAAAACTCCTGGGGGTACCtcattaaaatcttttattggatCTATTTCACATTTAAAGCCCAGCTTTTTGAAATCCTTAGATAGGCTACCAGTTTGTCTTCTAGTTGTTACTTCAATGTTTGTATTATTATCATTCTCGAAGGCATATCTACGCAGCTCTTTAATTTTGTCCTGTGATTCTTGTTCTTGAGAGTCAGCTCTTTGCCTCATCCTTGGCTCCAAAAGACCAAGTGTTAATGTTTGTAAAACATACAGTTGATGTGCCAGCTCTGTACCCAAAACCTCTTTGGAAATATTTTTGGTAATAAGGTTCTCATAGATTTTGTTACGAACTTGTTTTGAACACAGTGTGGCAGCTATAGCTTTTCTTTTAGTCATGTctgcttttgaaaataatgcatTGATCAATGCAATGGCATTTTGTTGAATGATTCTATCAGAGTTTTCTAAATGTGATATGAGACTGGGGATTGTTATTTCTTTTTCAACATGAGAGTTTTTTCCTGAACTGTTGAGTACAATGTTCTCAAGAATAGAGAGACAACTCTGAATTATTTTAGCATCCTGACTACTTGTTTGATTACTAACAAAACTGACCACTTTGTTGATGAATTGGTTTTCTAAGATATCCCAGGATATTATACCATGGTCCATTAATTCTACAAATGTGACTAATGCATATTTCAATGCATTACCTTTAAACTTTCCTGTTTCTATATTGTTAATGATCAAAGACAGCCCTTTCTTGTTTATGAATTCGAGGGCGAACGTTAGGTCACTGCTTACAGAAGACAACTTCATCAAAGCGGTGGTCAGTTCATTTTCTGTTCCTCCGTTTATTTTGGCCAGTATATCTTGAACTGTCTTTGCAGGGGATTGTTCTAATCGTAAAACCGACCCATTCTTAATTTCGTTTCGGTTTTTTTCGGTAATATAGTTTTGATTATTGCTCTCTGAAAACTG
Encoded here:
- the LOC126967960 gene encoding engulfment and cell motility protein 1, with translation MSLKPLKMPSATKDSTILKIAVEMLNSPDKVPQLIEFDQSQPLSSIIQLLCKAWGLPDPTNYALQFSESNNQNYITEKNRNEIKNGSVLRLEQSPAKTVQDILAKINGGTENELTTALMKLSSVSSDLTFALEFINKKGLSLIINNIETGKFKGNALKYALVTFVELMDHGIISWDILENQFINKVVSFVSNQTSSQDAKIIQSCLSILENIVLNSSGKNSHVEKEITIPSLISHLENSDRIIQQNAIALINALFSKADMTKRKAIAATLCSKQVRNKIYENLITKNISKEVLGTELAHQLYVLQTLTLGLLEPRMRQRADSQEQESQDKIKELRRYAFENDNNTNIEVTTRRQTGSLSKDFKKLGFKCEIDPIKDFNEVPPGVLALDCMLYFARNYREDYTKIVLRNSCRADDQECPFGKSSVELVKLLCEILHIGEAPSEQGQTYHALFFTHDHPFEELFCICIVLLNKTWKEMRATTEDFVKVLSVVREQITRTLATSPKGFDKFRQKVKELTYSEITHLWQQERTNREVWESHARPIVELKEKITPEIIDLIQQQRLGVLVGGTRFKKYMKINRKDKFWFVRLSPNHKVLHYGECDEKSTPSLEELGSKLAVADIKCVVVGKECPHMKDLKGKISSPHLAFSLILKAAEVPSLDFVAPDEQIFDYWTDGINALLKEKMLSKSFENDLETLLSMDIKVRLLDAEGIDIPQDPPQIPPEPEDYDFYYDNN